A genomic stretch from Sebastes fasciatus isolate fSebFas1 chromosome 23, fSebFas1.pri, whole genome shotgun sequence includes:
- the lrguk gene encoding uncharacterized protein lrguk isoform X5, which yields MKETTSEQLSSPSPSSCPPGSLDDAPRPPAEAPLLGCSELEEHGDMEIKQVTLYRRSGGVKEHSKKDGVLTAEVVSSCVSNLGRLGTGLQHLYHHLSLPSQDLRDVSVLCNNVHLQKLELPHNKIKDLSCVSHMPYLVILDASHNEISSFFGFQPPKYLKEVNFSHNRMTKMTDLSAYSSLSNLDLGYNSLREISGLEQCCKLTHLSLAHNRISRISGLDGLPLTHLCLKGNQLERIEGLENLKSLQVLDLSLNRITSLTGLQNLHVLGYINLEKNMISEIQECKHIHDLFLLRDLNLLGNPVQEQPDYRLAVVFLLQHLTVLDQEKVTAEEKVLSVNKYDPPLDVVAARDHMTQLVYQLMQPQVLYDSSTMPSADSPYPMLVLTGPQGCGKRELAHRLCQELSEYFAYGTCHTTRGPYYGEENGFDYHFVSEEDFQNMIHMGKFIQTMQYGGHSYGLTRDAIEEVAREGLACCVHMELEGLLSLKNSYFEPRYILLIPTQLEKYMGHLKSRDHYTPAQIDMAISRIELYADTNRQRLGFFDNVIPCDDWEEAYQTLRQVVKEYLLLEEQEEEGENNNRGSPDNTSTGHEPEEEKLPSPPLSRSGSGPLASHSATALDPSDLSYRNYLTKIQAELGPQKSPAELASIRRREQLVREAIVGKSPGVYSQLFKSSVQTAPSSLLNPDTQLSEEIRAHSASTSHVGTKHAQTHTFFFLVYTQIHSLINSDFIAFAAF from the exons ATGAAGGAAACAACGAGTGAACAGTTGTCCTCACCGTCTCCTAGCAGCTGCCCTCCAGGGTCCCTCGATGACGCTCCTCGACCCCCAGCAGAGGCTCCCCTCCTCGGCTGCAGTGAGCTGGAAGAACACGGAGACATGGAG ATAAAGCAGGTAACCTTGTACAGGAGGTCTGGGGGAGTAAAAGAACACAGCAAG AAGGATGGAGTTTTAACCGCTGAGGTGGTCTCCAGCTGTGTGTCCAACCTTGGACGCCTTGGCACTGGGCTGCAACATTTGTACCACCACCTGTCTCTGCCT AGTCAAGATCTCCGTGACGTCTCTGTTTTATGCAATAATGTCCATCTTCAAAAGCTGGAACTGCcacacaacaaaatcaaag ATTTATCCTGCGTGAGCCACATGCCCTACCTCGTCATCCTGGACGCTTCTCACAATGAAATCTCCAGCTTCTTTGGATTCCAGCCACCCAAGTACCTAAAA GAGGTGAATTTCTCCCACAACCGTATGACAAAAATGACGGATTTGTCAGCCTATTCATCTCTTAGTAATTTGGATCTGGGCT ACAACAGTCTCCGTGAGATCAGTGGTCTTGAGCAATGTTGCAAGCTCACCCATCTCAGCCTGGCACATAACAGGATCTCGAGGATCAGCGGCCTGGACGGTCTGCCTCTCACACACCTCTGTCTG AAGGGGAACCAGCTGGAGAGGATTGAAGGGTTGGAGAATCTGAAGAGTCTGCAGGTCCTCGACTTGTCTCTGAACCGCATCACCAGTCTAACTGGCCTCCAGAATCTCCACGTACTGGGCTATATCAATCTGGAGAAAAACATG atcAGTGAAATCCAGGAGTGCAAACACATTCATGATCTTTTCCTGTTGAGGGACCTCAACCTGCTGGGTAACCCTGTACAG GAGCAACCTGATTACAGACTGGCAGTCGTCTTCCTCCTTCAACATCTGACTGTGCTGGACCAAGAGAAAGTTACTGCTGAAGAAAAG GTGTTATCAGTAAACAAGTATGACCCTCCTTTGGATGTGGTGGCAGCCAGGGATCACATGACCCAGCTGGTGTATCAGCTGATGCAGCCCCAGGTGCTCTATGACAG cagTACTATGCCCAGTGCAGACTCTCCATATCCTATGCTGGTTCTGACCGGTCCTCAAGGCTGTGGGAAGAGAGAGCTGGCTCACAGACTGTGTCAGGAGTTGAGCGAATACTTTGCCTACGG AACCTGCCACACCACTAGGGGGCCCTACTACGGAGAGGAGAATGGATTTGATTACCATTTTGTCAGCGAGGAAGATTTTCAGAACATGATTCACATG GGTAAGTTTATCCAGACCATGCAGTACGGGGGTCACAGCTACGGCCTGACCAGAGATGCCATCGAGGAAGTAGCCAGAGAAGGACTCGCCTGCTGTGTACATATGGAGCTAGAG GGTCTGCTCAGTCTGAAGAACAGCTACTTTGAGCCTCGATACATCCTGCTCATCCCCACCCAGCTTGAGAAGTATATGGGCCACCTGAAAAGCCGCGATCACTATACCCCAGCACAGATTGACATGGCGATTTCACGTATAGAGCTCTACGCCGATACCAACAGACAGCGACTGGGATTCTTCGATAACGTTATCCCCTGTG atgACTGGGAAGAAGCCTATCAGACACTGAGGCAGGTAGTGAAGGAGTACCTGTTGCTAGAGGagcaggaagaagaaggagaaaacaATAACAGAGGATCCCCTGACAACACCTCCACTg gTCACGAGCCAGAAGAGGAGAAGCTTCCGTCACCACCCCTGTCGAGGTCAGGATCAGGCCCACTCGCGTCACACTCTGCCACAGCTCTTGACCCGTCAGATCTGTCTTACAGAAACTATTTAACCAAGATCCAGGCGGAGCTCGGCCCTCAGAAGAGCCCCGCC GAGCTGGCTTCCATCAGGAGGCGTGAGCAGCTGGTGAGAGAGGCTATAGTGGGGAAGAGTCCAGGGGTCTACAGCCAGCTTTTCAAAAG CTCTGTTCAGACAGCACCATCATCACTGCTGAATCCTGATACCCAGTTAAGTGAGGAGATCAG AGCTCATTCTGCTAGTACAAGCCATGTGGGGACAaaacatgcacagacacacactttcttctttcttgtatacacacaaatacactcgctcataaattcagattttatagCTTTTGCTGCTTTTTGA